A segment of the bacterium genome:
ACTCTTTTAATTTGAATAAATTGACAGAGGCAAAAAGAATCTTAGAAGATGGTTTAAAGGTAGTAGGAGAAGATAATAAATTATGTGAATTATTAAAATCAATTGAAAAAAAATTACTTCAAGAATCTGTAGTAGTGCAATATCCAGCACCATTATTAGCAAAAGCAGAATCAACAATTTCCAAAGATGAAACCTTACCTGTTGAAAAAAGAATAGAGGATAGAGTTGTAAAACAACCGACTAAACCTCAAGTTACAAAAGAAGAAAAGGCAGAAAAGAAATTCACAGCAGGAGATGGAGTAACAGTAATTAGTAATCCAGTGACTGCCAACATACCTTCAGATGTAATAGTAGCAATATATGATAAGCACGGAAGCATATATACAGGTGCATATTGGGTAGAATATGACCAGATAAATAGAACCAAAAAATTAGAATTAAAATATACCCCAATTACTATCCATTTTAAATCAACGGACCCTTTAGCCACTTTACCTGCTGATTATACATTTAACCCACCTGAATCCTGTATTCATACATTTGAGAATTTAATTCTTAGAACCCCGGGTAAGCATCTGGTAACAGCAATAGCCACTCAAGAGGGAAAGAGTTGGGCAGTTGGTTTTGATGAAGTTCTGGTATATCCAGCAGGTAAGATAGAAGGAGTAAAATGAAGGATATATTTATAAAATTAGGGATAATTTCTTTAATAATACTTATTGGTTGTGGAAAGAATCCTGCGGTAGTAAATTTAAGAATAATAAATGCACAAAAGATAACTGAAAAAGGAGGAATATCTCCTATCTGGTCACCTGATAGTAAAAAAATAGCATTTATCTCTCCTGCTGGAAATATTTGGATTACATCCCTTGAAAGTGGAGAAATGCAACAAATAACAGATGAAGTAGTAGGTGCTGGATATGAATATATATCCTGGTCGCCTGATGGGAAAAAATTTGCTTTTAACAATGAAAACGATATGGGAATAATGAATATTGATGGGACAGATAGAGTAATTGTAGTCGGGCACTCGGCTGCTTCTCAACCACAATGGTTGCCAAAAGCAAAGAGGATTGTTTTTATGTTAGCCAGTACTTATGCGATGATAAATATTGATGGAACAGAATGTAAATATATAGGTGGAACTTTAGGATTAGCTTATCTTGGATACTGTTCTGGATTCCCACCTAAATGGGCATTTTCTTTATTATCTAATGGAACTCAAATGCTTATAAAT
Coding sequences within it:
- a CDS encoding tetratricopeptide repeat protein, with product MSQKQISISYINKILTFAVISLLILITISLLPSGVRHIQTLSLIHQGDRYMGGGMYEKAINAYQKAEKINPDSSLIHYKIASAYAKARMYIESIKEFNQGINLNPKDKRIKNGLNVVLKEKDMLTDRYYSQARNSFNLNKLTEAKRILEDGLKVVGEDNKLCELLKSIEKKLLQESVVVQYPAPLLAKAESTISKDETLPVEKRIEDRVVKQPTKPQVTKEEKAEKKFTAGDGVTVISNPVTANIPSDVIVAIYDKHGSIYTGAYWVEYDQINRTKKLELKYTPITIHFKSTDPLATLPADYTFNPPESCIHTFENLILRTPGKHLVTAIATQEGKSWAVGFDEVLVYPAGKIEGVK